A genome region from Hevea brasiliensis isolate MT/VB/25A 57/8 chromosome 9, ASM3005281v1, whole genome shotgun sequence includes the following:
- the LOC110663803 gene encoding trehalase-like: MAQNLDHIFLLLFFLFSLLPTMALSKSLTRCKDIDPVVPTTPLLTFLERVQETALSTFGERHLDPKLYVDLSLKFSLSTTEKAFHGLPRSENGTVSIKDLEGFLAMYFQGAGEDVLYFDPPDFLPEPDGFLDKVKNPEVRAWALEVHSLWKNLSRRVSDEVRKQPELHTLLPLPAPVIVPGSRFREVYYWDSYWVIRGLLASKMYDTAKAIVTNLISLVNVYGYALNGSRAYYTNRSQPPLLSAMVYEIYNRTGEMELVKKALPELLKEHQFWDSEVHKVTIQDAQGRNHTLSRYYAMWNKPRPESSTIDKKSASKFLNVSEKQQFYRELASAAESGWDFSTRWMRNSSEFTTLATTSVLPVDLNVFILKMELDIAFLAKETGEESIAESFLEASQARKRAINSVFWSEKMGQWLDYWLTTGTTCQESQTWNARNQNQNVFASNFFPLWIDLFNSDATLVETIMRSLRSSGLICAAGIATSLTNSGQQWDFPNGWAPLQHIIVEGLAKSGSQEARSLAEDIAVRWIRTNYVGYKKTGAMHEKYNVEKCGEFGGGGEYVPQTGFGWSNGVVLAFLEEFGWPQDQRIDC, translated from the exons ATGGCACAAAATCTTGATCACATTTTTCTAttgcttttctttttattttccctGCTGCCAACCATGGCCCTGTCAAAATCTTTGACCAGATGCAAGGACATAGACCCTGTAGTTCCCACAACACCCTTGCTCACCTTTCTTGAACGTGTGCAAGAAACTGCTCTTTCAACTTTTGGAGAGAGACACTTGGATCCAAAACTTTACGTTGATTTGTCCTTAAAATTCAGTCTCTCAACAACTGAGAAGGCCTTTCATGGGCTTCCAAGGAGTGAAAATGGGACAGTTTCGATTAAGGACTTGGAGGGGTTCTTAGCAATGTACTTTCAGGGTGCAGGGGAGGATGTGCTGTACTTTGACCCACCCGATTTTCTTCCGGAGCCCGACGGATTCTTGGATAAGGTGAAGAATCCGGAGGTGAGGGCATGGGCGCTGGAGGTTCATTCTTTATGGAAGAACTTAAGTAGAAGAGTCTCGGATGAGGTCCGGAAGCAACCTGAACTCCATACTTTGCTTCCCTTGCCGGCCCCGGTGATCGTGCCGGGCTCACGTTTTAGAGAGGTTTACTATTGGGATTCCTATTGGGTGATCAG AGGCTTGCTGGCAAGTAAAATGTATGACACTGCAAAAGCAATTGTGACTAATCTCATTTCCCTTGTAAATGTATATGGTTATGCCCTTAATGGATCAAGGGCCTATTACACCAATAGGAG CCAGCCTCCACTCCTGAGTGCAATGGTCTATGAGATATATAATAGGACTGGTGAGATGGAACTGGTTAAAAAGGCACTGCCTGAATTGCTGAAGGAACATCAATTTTGGGATTCTG AAGTACATAAAGTCACCATCCAGGATGCTCAAGGCAGAAATCACACGTTAAGTCGGTATTATGCAATGTGGAATAAACCCAGGCCTGAATCTTCAACCATA GACAAAAAATCTGCTTCCAAGTTCTTGAATGTCTCTGAGAAACAGCAATTTTATCGAGAACTGGCTTCAGCTGCTGAATCTGGTTGGGATTTCAGTACAAGATGGATGAG gAATTCTTCGGAGTTTACAACTTTGGCTACAACATCAGTCTTACCTGttgatttaaatgtgtttatactCAAG ATGGAGCTAGACATTGCCTTCTTGGCAAAAGAAACTGGAGAGGAAAGCATTGCAGAGAGTTTCTTGGAAGCTTCTCAAGCAAGAAAGAGGGCAATCAACTCTGTTTTCTGGAGTGAGAAAATGGGACAGTGGCTTGACTACTGGCTCACTACAGGCACCACATGTCAG GAATCTCAAACATGGAATGCTCGTAACCAGAATCAGAATGTGTTTGCTTCAAACTTTTTCCCTTTGTGGATTGATCTGTTCAATTCAG ATGCTACTTTGGTGGAGACTATCATGAGAAGTCTTCGAAGTTCAGGCTTGATTTGTGCTGCTGGAATTGCCACTTCTTTAACAAATTCGGGACAACAATG GGACTTTCCTAATGGTTGGGCTCCACTTCAACACATTATAGTTGAAGGTCTGGCAAAATCTGGATCACAAGAAGCAAGGTCACTGGCAGAAGACATAGCTGTTAGGTGGATCAGAACGAACTACGTCGGATACAAGAAAACAGGTGCAATGCATGAAAAATACAATGTAGAAAAGTGTGGAGAATTTGGAGGTGGTGGTGAATATGTACCTCAG ACTGGCTTTGGTTGGTCAAATGGAGTTGTATTGGCATTTTTGGAGGAGTTCGGATGGCCTCAAGATCAGAGGATAGACTGCTGA